A region from the Alkalihalophilus pseudofirmus genome encodes:
- a CDS encoding transglutaminase-like domain-containing protein gives MRLVPESSNLKEYLKELDVVDFSHTLIQEKANELFNNEMSEIEKVKLAFVFVRDEVSHSWDIQSKRVTCKASEALKYREGICYAKSNLLTALLRSVGIPTGFCYQRLMIFDTPEEGYSLHTLNGVYINSLNRWIRLDARGNKPGVQAEFSINEEILAFPIREEFDEKDYPIIYTSPNEKTIATLESNTDALKMYIHHLPDAL, from the coding sequence ATGCGACTAGTACCTGAGTCTTCAAATTTGAAGGAGTATTTAAAAGAGTTAGATGTAGTTGATTTTTCGCATACTTTAATTCAAGAAAAAGCTAATGAATTATTTAATAATGAAATGTCTGAGATAGAAAAGGTTAAACTAGCATTTGTATTTGTACGAGATGAAGTATCTCACTCTTGGGATATTCAAAGTAAAAGAGTTACTTGTAAAGCATCAGAAGCTCTTAAATATCGAGAAGGTATTTGTTATGCAAAATCTAATTTGTTAACAGCTTTATTAAGGTCGGTAGGAATTCCAACTGGTTTTTGTTATCAAAGATTGATGATATTTGATACGCCTGAAGAGGGTTATTCTTTACATACACTGAATGGTGTATATATTAATTCCTTGAATCGTTGGATACGGTTAGATGCTCGTGGAAATAAACCAGGAGTACAAGCTGAATTTTCTATAAACGAGGAAATTTTAGCGTTTCCAATCCGAGAAGAGTTTGACGAAAAAGACTACCCCATCATATATACTTCACCTAATGAGAAAACTATCGCTACTTTAGAATCAAACACAGATGCTTTAAAAATGTATATACACCATTTACCTGACGCTTTATAA
- a CDS encoding GrpB family protein → MLGVNKGEVILVTHSENWKRLFDKEKSLLETIIGEQVKDIQQFGSTAIKGIEAKPIIDILVGVESLKDVEKFNNERLKEAGYYHLSRVQIDGKEVFAKFTDLENLTKTHILHVVEYQGDWWNEHIAFRDYLNANPLVSKEYESLKKNLAEKYPNDEHSYTNEKKQFVDEILNKM, encoded by the coding sequence ATGTTAGGGGTTAACAAAGGTGAAGTGATTTTAGTTACTCATTCTGAAAATTGGAAGAGGTTATTTGATAAAGAAAAATCTTTATTGGAGACGATTATTGGGGAACAGGTAAAGGATATTCAACAATTTGGCAGTACAGCAATCAAGGGCATTGAAGCAAAACCTATTATTGATATATTGGTTGGTGTAGAGTCATTAAAGGATGTTGAAAAGTTTAATAATGAAAGATTAAAAGAAGCTGGATATTATCATTTATCCAGAGTTCAAATTGATGGAAAAGAGGTTTTTGCTAAGTTTACTGATTTAGAAAACCTAACCAAGACACATATTCTTCACGTTGTTGAATATCAAGGTGATTGGTGGAACGAACACATTGCATTCAGAGATTATTTAAATGCAAATCCATTAGTTTCTAAGGAATATGAGTCACTCAAGAAAAATCTAGCAGAAAAATACCCTAACGATGAACATTCATATACAAATGAAAAGAAACAGTTTGTTGATGAAATTTTGAATAAAATGTAA
- a CDS encoding IS110 family transposase: protein MNPVIGLDVSKGESQVQAFLDKGKPYRKSFSIKHNREGLETFLAFLQEVEQAAQGQPPSVVLESTGHYHLPVIQFLEDQKYVYIVINPLISHRAKSSSLRKVKTDAVDAYHLCELYYKEELEPYKKRGIQLLNLRNLTRQQETIAEVSANTKLQLHSLLDQVFPEYRGVFGSLYSKVSLLTLQAFPTSEAVLQVDESELVEKIASLCKSRSERWAIEKAQKLREAALRNPFQKNLYESHIFNLEMLTNIVLQYQEHLSNIATEIDALAKEIEEYQIIQSIPGIGEKIAATIISEIGEIDRFNHPKKLVAFAGVDPSVYSSGKFTASVNRITKRGSSRLRHALFMAVQCGIRDSRKQKTTDEIIARNKRLREFYDKKREEGKPFRVAVIACVNKLLHWIYALLKSKTPFQDVA, encoded by the coding sequence ATGAATCCAGTCATCGGTCTGGATGTCTCAAAAGGAGAAAGTCAGGTTCAAGCCTTCTTGGACAAGGGAAAGCCTTATCGTAAGAGTTTCAGTATTAAACATAATCGTGAGGGTCTCGAGACATTCTTGGCATTTCTTCAAGAAGTCGAACAAGCAGCACAAGGACAACCACCTTCTGTGGTTTTAGAGTCGACAGGTCATTATCATCTACCTGTGATTCAGTTTCTGGAGGACCAAAAGTATGTGTATATTGTCATCAACCCACTCATTTCGCATCGAGCGAAAAGTTCGAGCTTACGCAAGGTAAAAACAGATGCCGTTGATGCGTATCATTTGTGCGAGCTTTACTACAAGGAGGAGCTTGAACCCTATAAAAAACGAGGGATTCAACTCTTAAATCTTCGTAATTTAACCAGACAACAAGAGACGATCGCTGAAGTATCGGCGAATACGAAACTACAACTCCATTCCTTATTGGATCAGGTGTTTCCTGAATACAGAGGCGTATTTGGTAGTTTGTATTCGAAGGTATCGTTATTAACCCTGCAGGCTTTTCCAACTTCAGAGGCTGTCTTACAAGTGGATGAGTCTGAATTGGTCGAAAAGATCGCTTCGTTATGTAAAAGTCGTTCTGAGAGGTGGGCCATAGAAAAAGCACAAAAGCTGCGAGAGGCTGCCTTGCGTAACCCGTTTCAAAAGAATTTGTATGAGAGTCATATTTTTAATTTGGAGATGTTAACGAACATCGTTCTTCAATACCAAGAGCACCTATCCAACATCGCAACTGAAATAGATGCCCTTGCGAAAGAAATTGAAGAATATCAGATTATCCAATCTATTCCCGGAATTGGAGAAAAGATCGCCGCCACGATTATTTCTGAGATCGGTGAGATAGATCGGTTTAATCACCCAAAGAAGTTGGTTGCATTCGCTGGAGTCGACCCTAGTGTTTACTCTTCAGGAAAGTTTACAGCTTCCGTTAATCGGATAACTAAAAGAGGCTCTTCCAGACTGAGACATGCCTTATTTATGGCCGTTCAATGCGGGATTAGAGATTCTCGTAAGCAAAAGACAACCGACGAAATTATTGCACGGAACAAGAGACTCAGAGAGTTTTACGATAAAAAACGCGAAGAAGGTAAACCATTTAGAGTCGCTGTCATTGCTTGTGTCAATAAACTCTTACATTGGATTTATGCTTTACTGAAAAGCAAAACACCTTTCCAAGATGTAGCTTGA
- a CDS encoding SpoVT/AbrB-like cell growth regulatory protein, which translates to MIMAVGKVESKITNVGNGLGIMLPQKVVQHLGINYGDHISFHMEGNEIRIQKSKKSPATKEVDQDFLDSVNEMMDTYDETFKGLVDR; encoded by the coding sequence ATGATAATGGCGGTGGGGAAAGTGGAAAGTAAAATCACAAATGTTGGAAATGGGTTAGGGATTATGCTCCCTCAAAAAGTAGTGCAGCATCTAGGTATCAATTATGGGGATCATATTTCTTTTCATATGGAAGGCAATGAAATTCGCATTCAAAAATCAAAGAAGTCTCCTGCCACTAAGGAAGTTGACCAAGATTTTTTAGATAGTGTCAATGAAATGATGGATACGTATGATGAAACATTCAAGGGATTGGTGGATCGGTAA
- a CDS encoding GNAT family N-acetyltransferase, with the protein MIELKFFERSDFQQLINWIETPEFLLQWGGPTFSFPLDEQQLENYLNNANSDNSNTLVYSVIEKETGNVIGHISLGNIDRKNKSARVGKVLVGDKNVRGKGIGKQMMTEILKVAFNELRLHRVSLGVFDFNNSAIVCYKKSGFVKEGLFRDARKIGDEYWNLWEMSILENEWFERNKD; encoded by the coding sequence ATGATTGAATTAAAATTTTTCGAGCGTTCAGATTTCCAACAACTAATCAATTGGATTGAAACACCAGAGTTTCTACTGCAATGGGGAGGTCCTACTTTTAGTTTTCCATTAGATGAGCAGCAATTAGAAAACTACCTAAACAATGCAAATAGTGACAACTCTAATACTTTGGTTTATAGCGTTATAGAAAAGGAAACTGGGAATGTCATAGGACATATTTCATTAGGAAATATTGATAGAAAAAACAAATCAGCAAGAGTTGGGAAAGTATTAGTTGGTGATAAGAATGTAAGGGGAAAAGGTATAGGTAAACAAATGATGACAGAAATTCTTAAAGTTGCATTCAATGAACTTCGCTTACATAGAGTTAGTCTTGGAGTGTTTGACTTCAATAACTCTGCAATTGTTTGTTATAAAAAATCAGGATTTGTAAAAGAGGGATTATTCAGAGACGCAAGAAAAATAGGTGATGAGTATTGGAATTTATGGGAAATGAGTATTTTAGAAAATGAATGGTTTGAAAGAAATAAAGATTAG